Genomic segment of Acidobacteriota bacterium:
ATGAGCAACACCAGCATGACGTCCGCGAGGGGGGTCACATTGATGTTGGCGTTGACGTCCTTGCTACCAAGTCCTGCCATTCCCATGACGCTTTACTCCTTGGTTTCCCTGTCCGCCACCCGGAACGGGAACGGAATGGGGCCCGCCGGCGCGGTTACCCCGGAGCCGGAAGAGGCTTTGGGGTGGCGCCAGCGGGGCATTGAAGGGGGAACTCCGACGGATCCGCGTCAGCGGCGGGCCATGAAGTCGATGAGCTCTGAGGCGCCGTTGTCCATCTCGACGCCGAACCCGTCGGCCCGGTTCGTCAGGTAGTTGAAGGCCCACACGGCCGGGATGGCGACGAAGAGTCCGAAGGCGGTCGCAATGAGCGCCTCCGCGATTCCGGCCGACACCGCGCCGATTCCGCCGGAACCCGTCAGCGCCATGCCGCGGAACGCGGTGATGATGCCGAGCACGGTTCCCAGAAGGCCCACGAAGGGAGCGGTGGCGCCCACTGTGGCGAGGCCCGAGAGGTTGCGGCGCAGGTCCATCATGCTGATGGCGGTCGCCCGCTGGATGGCCCGGTGGGCCGCTTCCATCGTGATGTCCTTGTCTCCGCTACCTTC
This window contains:
- a CDS encoding MotA/TolQ/ExbB proton channel family protein, with amino-acid sequence MIERWLTYQKAKGQSRGYSVRIAKELKAGNIDTAIKVSKDKDVKNSHLAKVLLAGLQEIQFQTEEGSGDKDITMEAAHRAIQRATAISMMDLRRNLSGLATVGATAPFVGLLGTVLGIITAFRGMALTGSGGIGAVSAGIAEALIATAFGLFVAIPAVWAFNYLTNRADGFGVEMDNGASELIDFMARR